In one window of Mercurialis annua linkage group LG4, ddMerAnnu1.2, whole genome shotgun sequence DNA:
- the LOC130015403 gene encoding uncharacterized protein LOC130015403 produces the protein MEDEKMCHPSDSPAWKRFSELHTDFADETRNIRLGLCTDGFLPFGSFGTQYSSWPVIVTPYNLPPDMRGSGGSSAGRGRGRDTGQGRGRGRGDPEHDPPKDSDPGAEQQVLAGRPAPRRVARQPQPQDQPPATDETGRVRVTPDAARERLLDSRNDSGTGSRAILPIFRSRWFAEGSSWKKITAEHKGFYFEEFKKGFCWDSTYPEDLIRGVFYRHGGNRYKDTLHNMKSDKKEGSVSADTLASWKRDWDTADAKKKSNIARAYRMSEPSGAGTRPVRHAAGSRSATRHKTIMPTLAELHVRLHLTKADRTVFVDKRSKDKNDRFQAELAAATQSQATGEGSSSTPESIDENELFLSFKAIKKQRVYGIGSASASYVGQSSASRLRRGGSSQQGNVSEEIEQRIAREVEERLEQRIRTVEV, from the exons ATGGAAGACGAGAAGATGTGTCATCCTTCTGACTCTCCAGCGTGGAAACGGTTCAGTGAGTTGCATACAGATTTTGCagatgaaacaagaaatatcagactAGGCTTATGTACTGACGGGTTTCTACCATTTGGTAGTTTTGGAACACAATATTCTTCCTGGCCAGTCATTGTGACGCCGTATAATCTGCCTCCAG ATATGAGGGGTTCAGGTGGTTCTTCTGCCGGCCGAGGCCGGGGTAGGGATACAGGTCAGGGACGCGGACGTGGACGCGGCGACCCAGAGCACGATCCCCCTAAGGACTCGGATCCCGGGGCTGAGCAGCAGGTGCTAGCGGGTAGACCTGCGCCGCGGAGAGTGGCTAGACAACCGCAACCACAGGACCAACCGCCAGCGACGGACGAGACAGGGAGGGTTAGAGTTACACCAGATGCTGCAAG AGAAAGATTACTGGATAGCAGGAACGACAGCGGGACAGGATCTAGGGCGATCTTGCCCATTTTCCGATCTAGATGGTTTGCTGAGGGTTCCTCGTGGAAGAAGATTACAGCAGAGCATAAGGGCTTCTACTTCGAGGAGTTCAAG AAGGGTTTTTGCTGGGACTCGACCTACCCTGAGGATCTGATTAGAGGGGTCTTCTACCGACATGGGGGCAATCGGTATAAAGATACTCTCCACAACATGAAGTCGGATAAAAAAGAGGGCAGTGTTAGTGCTGATACTTTGGCGTCATGGAAGCGAGACTGGGATACTGCTGATGCTAAGAAGAAGTCCAATATAGCACGAGCTTATCGGATGAGTGAGCCGTCCGGAGCTGGCACCAGACCTGTTCGACATGCCGCAGGATCGCGATCGGCTACGAGGCATAAGACAATtatg CCCACTTTGGCTGAGTTGCATGTACGGTTGCACCTGACCAAAGCTGATCGGACTGTCTTCGTTGACAAGAgatcaaaggataaaaat GACCGTTTTCAGGCAGAGCTTGCTGCAGCGACACAGTCTCAGGCAACTGGAGAAGGGAGTTCGTCGACTCCAGAGTCGATCGACGAGAACGAGCTGTTTTTGTCTTTCAAGGCAATCAAGAAGCAGCGAGTCTACGGTATTGGATCGGCTTCAGCATCCTACGTCGGCCAGAGCAGCGCTAGCCGATTGCGCCGCGGCGGATCATCCCAGCAGGGGAACGTTAGTGAGGAGATAGAGCAACGTATTGCTAGGGAGGTTGAGGAGCGGCTTGAGCAGCGGATtcgtactgtggag GTCTAA